One genomic segment of Intestinimonas butyriciproducens includes these proteins:
- a CDS encoding immunoglobulin-like domain-containing protein — MKKLKIFTLVLFLLTGSALAASEYYHYRAEDRTLPVLQCPDEPLVISVGENSREKLLEGVTAWDDKDGDLTERVLIQGIAKTIEGSETTITYAVVDSDAHVAHRTRTVRYTDYAPPKFALSRELRYSVGTAVQIRDRLTATDLIDGDVSERIKVTSSGLSAYAEGTYPVTFEVTNSLGDTASFTADIVIRNQAQGEPRIYLTEYLVYLARDAVFQPMEYLESVTYGAEETVTVDAQVDTSVPGTYRVRYTCAGPTGTEGTAVLYVVVE; from the coding sequence ATGAAAAAGCTGAAAATTTTCACTCTGGTGCTCTTCCTGCTCACCGGGAGCGCCCTTGCCGCGTCCGAGTACTATCACTACCGGGCGGAGGACCGCACCCTGCCCGTGCTCCAGTGTCCCGATGAGCCCCTGGTCATCTCTGTAGGAGAAAACAGCCGGGAAAAGCTGCTGGAGGGAGTCACCGCCTGGGACGACAAGGATGGAGACCTCACCGAGAGGGTACTCATCCAGGGGATCGCCAAAACCATCGAGGGCAGTGAAACCACCATTACATATGCCGTGGTGGACAGCGACGCCCACGTCGCCCACCGCACCCGGACCGTGCGCTATACCGATTACGCGCCCCCCAAATTTGCCCTCTCCCGGGAGCTGCGCTATTCCGTGGGGACGGCGGTCCAGATCCGGGACCGGCTGACCGCCACGGATCTCATCGACGGGGATGTGTCCGAGCGCATCAAGGTGACCAGCAGTGGCCTCTCCGCTTACGCCGAGGGGACCTACCCCGTCACCTTTGAGGTCACCAACAGCCTGGGAGATACCGCCTCCTTCACGGCGGACATCGTCATCAGGAACCAGGCCCAGGGGGAGCCGCGCATCTACCTGACGGAATATTTGGTCTATCTGGCCAGGGACGCGGTTTTTCAGCCCATGGAGTATCTGGAGTCGGTGACCTACGGTGCCGAGGAGACGGTGACGGTGGACGCACAGGTGGACACCTCCGTGCCGGGGACCTATCGGGTGCGCTATACCTGCGCCGGGCCGACGGGGACCGAGGGGACCGCCGTGCTCTACGTCGTTGTGGAATGA